A region of Crenobacter cavernae DNA encodes the following proteins:
- a CDS encoding two-component system sensor histidine kinase NtrB: MIRLPLPATLTPERALGFFNAFRAVMLSVIVLVTLTRDYLGQALADGAAFYGWALAYGVLIALWSVLKRAALADIVQLTLGVGADVVMIVLLMRLNGGVGSGYGMLLLPFLAVASLLASGRYALLYALMASVLLVGAELADTARPGAGGVLQTAFLVLACFVTSAVTWRLAGLARRSEQLVRSRTAQLKRLDRFNALALQHLREAVLVVDDTGTVRQFNREARRLFPNVARGKMLIELAPFVARWRERGDAPSAVQATVHGRHLTGRLEPLAQTRSRAMALFLRDSADLADEARREKLAALGRLTANLAHEIRNPLSAISHAADLIAESADNDAQRRLTRIVRDNTRRIDRLVEEVLALNRRDRVRSETLPLSAVLAEFIEQFALSQPDAAGKVLTHFDAAGVAVAFDRGHLQQILWNLAANAWRHGSRTAGSVRIDVGQSAGRVTLTVHDDGAGVPAAIQPHLFEPFHTSESTGTGLGLYIARELAEANGGALDYRPPGGCFRLTCKVAHA, translated from the coding sequence ATGATCCGCCTGCCGCTGCCCGCCACGCTGACGCCTGAGCGCGCGCTCGGCTTCTTCAACGCCTTCCGCGCGGTAATGCTGTCGGTCATCGTGCTGGTGACGCTGACGCGCGACTACCTCGGCCAAGCTCTGGCCGACGGCGCGGCGTTCTACGGCTGGGCGCTGGCCTACGGCGTGCTGATCGCGCTGTGGTCGGTGCTCAAGCGCGCGGCGCTCGCCGACATCGTGCAGCTGACGCTAGGCGTCGGCGCCGACGTGGTGATGATCGTGCTCTTGATGCGGCTCAACGGCGGCGTCGGCAGCGGCTACGGCATGCTGCTCTTGCCCTTCCTCGCGGTCGCCAGTCTCTTGGCGTCCGGCCGTTACGCGCTGCTTTACGCGCTGATGGCGAGCGTGCTGCTGGTCGGCGCAGAACTCGCCGACACGGCGCGCCCCGGCGCCGGCGGCGTGCTGCAGACCGCCTTTCTCGTGCTCGCCTGCTTCGTCACGTCGGCGGTCACCTGGCGTCTGGCGGGGCTCGCGCGCCGATCCGAACAACTGGTGCGCTCGCGCACCGCGCAGCTCAAGCGGCTCGACCGCTTCAACGCGCTCGCCTTGCAGCACCTGCGCGAGGCGGTGCTGGTGGTCGACGATACCGGCACCGTGCGCCAGTTCAACCGCGAGGCGAGGAGGCTGTTTCCGAACGTCGCGCGCGGCAAGATGCTGATCGAGCTGGCGCCCTTCGTCGCGCGCTGGCGCGAGCGCGGCGACGCGCCGTCGGCGGTGCAGGCGACGGTGCACGGCCGGCACCTGACCGGCCGGCTCGAACCGCTGGCACAGACGCGTTCGCGCGCGATGGCGCTGTTCCTACGCGACTCGGCCGACCTCGCCGACGAGGCGCGCCGCGAGAAGCTCGCCGCGCTGGGGCGGCTCACCGCCAACCTCGCGCACGAGATCCGCAACCCGCTGTCGGCGATCTCGCACGCGGCCGACCTGATCGCCGAATCGGCCGACAACGACGCACAGCGCCGGCTGACGCGCATCGTGCGCGACAATACGCGCCGCATCGACCGGCTGGTCGAGGAGGTGCTCGCGCTGAACCGGCGCGACCGCGTGCGCAGTGAGACGCTGCCGCTGTCGGCGGTGCTCGCCGAATTCATCGAGCAGTTCGCGCTGTCGCAGCCGGACGCCGCCGGCAAGGTGCTGACGCACTTCGACGCGGCCGGCGTCGCGGTGGCGTTCGACCGCGGCCACCTGCAGCAGATATTGTGGAACCTCGCCGCCAACGCGTGGCGTCACGGCAGCCGCACCGCCGGCTCGGTGCGCATCGACGTCGGCCAGAGCGCCGGCCGCGTCACGCTTACCGTGCACGACGACGGCGCCGGCGTGCCGGCCGCGATCCAGCCCCACCTTTTCGAACCCTTCCATACCTCAGAAAGCACCGGCACCGGCCTCGGGCTCTACATCGCCCGCGAGCTCGCCGAAGCCAACGGCGGCGCGCTCGACTACCGGCCGCCCGGCGGCTGCTTTCGCCTGACCTGCAAGGTAGCCCATGCGTAA
- a CDS encoding sigma-54-dependent transcriptional regulator, whose protein sequence is MRKRLPRVLVIDDEPDLRELVELTLIKMGLEVTTAGCVADAKQSLAEHDFDLALTDMRLSDGEGLEVVRHIVDAGLDVPVAVITAYGSAENAVAAMKAGAFDYLAKPVGLANLRSLVRSALSLGDPVAAAASSDGLIGEAPAMQEVKALIAKIAKSQAAITIEGESGTGKERAARLIHSESARAAGPFVPVNCGAIPDTLVEAEFFGYKKGAFTGADADRDGFFQAADGGTLFLDEVGDLPLAMQVKLLRAIQEKKVRRLGNHGEEPVDVRIVCASHKKLNELVDAGAFRQDLYYRLNVISLKMPPLRELREDVPRLIGHLLERFAAGGERPRLSPAAVQALLAYHYPGNVRELENIVERAVALSGGALIEPIDLQLATSSADPDVAPALASGEALQDYLDRVEREAIVRALEATRFNRTQAAKNLGVSFRSLRYRLERLGIK, encoded by the coding sequence ATGCGTAAACGCCTGCCCCGCGTCCTGGTGATCGACGACGAGCCCGACCTCAGGGAGCTCGTCGAACTGACGCTGATCAAGATGGGGCTCGAGGTCACCACCGCCGGCTGCGTCGCCGACGCGAAGCAAAGCTTGGCCGAGCACGACTTCGACCTCGCGCTGACCGACATGCGGCTGTCCGACGGCGAGGGGCTGGAAGTCGTGCGCCACATCGTCGACGCCGGGCTCGACGTGCCGGTCGCGGTGATCACCGCCTACGGCAGCGCCGAGAACGCGGTCGCCGCGATGAAGGCCGGCGCGTTCGACTACCTCGCCAAGCCGGTCGGCCTGGCCAATCTCAGGAGCCTGGTGCGCTCGGCGCTGAGCCTCGGCGACCCGGTCGCCGCCGCCGCCTCCTCGGATGGTCTTATAGGCGAGGCGCCGGCGATGCAGGAGGTGAAGGCGCTGATCGCCAAGATCGCGAAGAGCCAGGCCGCCATCACCATCGAAGGCGAATCGGGCACCGGCAAGGAGCGCGCCGCGCGGCTGATCCACTCAGAGAGCGCGCGCGCGGCCGGCCCCTTCGTGCCGGTCAACTGCGGCGCGATCCCCGACACACTGGTAGAGGCCGAATTCTTCGGCTACAAGAAGGGCGCGTTCACCGGCGCCGACGCCGACCGCGACGGCTTCTTCCAGGCCGCCGACGGCGGCACGCTGTTCCTCGACGAGGTCGGCGACCTGCCGCTCGCGATGCAGGTCAAGCTATTGCGCGCGATCCAGGAAAAGAAGGTGCGTCGCCTCGGCAACCACGGCGAGGAGCCGGTCGACGTGCGCATCGTGTGCGCCAGCCACAAGAAGCTGAACGAACTCGTCGACGCCGGCGCTTTCCGGCAGGACCTCTACTACCGGCTCAACGTGATTTCGCTGAAGATGCCGCCGCTGCGCGAACTGCGCGAAGACGTGCCGCGGCTGATCGGCCACCTGCTGGAGCGCTTCGCCGCCGGCGGCGAGCGTCCGCGGCTGTCGCCGGCGGCGGTGCAGGCACTGTTGGCCTACCACTACCCCGGCAACGTGCGCGAACTGGAAAACATCGTCGAGCGCGCGGTCGCGCTGTCGGGCGGCGCGCTGATCGAGCCTATAGACCTGCAGCTTGCGACGAGCTCGGCCGACCCCGACGTCGCGCCGGCGCTCGCCAGCGGCGAGGCGTTGCAGGACTATCTGGATAGGGTGGAACGCGAGGCGATCGTCAGGGCGCTCGAGGCGACGCGCTTCAACCGCACGCAGGCGGCCAAGAACCTCGGCGTGAGCTTCCGCTCCTTGCGCTACCGGCTCGAGCGGCTCGGCATCAAGTAG